From a region of the Bradyrhizobium diazoefficiens genome:
- a CDS encoding transcriptional regulator has translation MSKTDSAPFSYEGLDRVIHEKARLGLLTSLMAHPKGLAFADLKQLCGLTDGNLSRHLAVLQEAGLVEVTKGYEGNRPHTTCRLTKTGRRRFLGYLAVLERLVRDAAKAAGRDAPPLGRLGILST, from the coding sequence GTGTCGAAGACTGACAGCGCACCCTTCTCCTATGAAGGGCTCGACCGCGTCATCCACGAGAAGGCGAGGCTCGGGCTTCTGACCTCGCTGATGGCACATCCCAAGGGGCTGGCATTCGCCGACCTCAAGCAGCTCTGCGGCCTCACCGACGGCAATCTCAGCCGGCACCTCGCCGTGCTCCAGGAGGCCGGCCTTGTCGAGGTGACCAAGGGCTACGAGGGCAACCGCCCGCACACCACCTGCCGCCTCACCAAGACCGGCCGCCGCCGCTTCCTCGGCTATCTCGCCGTGCTCGAACGGCTGGTGCGCGACGCTGCGAAGGCCGCCGGGCGCGACGCGCCGCCGCTCGGCCGCCTCGGTATCCTCTCGACCTGA
- a CDS encoding trypsin-like peptidase domain-containing protein, producing MRLKSLIIAALLQANAVGAAHAAGPFGSVNVGNWIGGAFSNDRTGAFSHCAATTPYANGVILVVGHNAAGSWSLGFASPSYRFKQGENAAIDVIFDGQEQARLFATANQPNMLTAVMPANVVRTFQKASLMVATAGRAVLNFDLTSTGPVITALANCVTKVKAEGLSKAGDFTKVAAKPHTAPDKPLPPASGKAAGVKSGTGFVVSASGHIVTNNHVINGCVGDLKGNLTGEAAMVLRVVSTDTNNDLALLQAPSTATFKDFARIRDRSFHSGDTVVAIGFPYHGLLSSDFTVTTGIVSSLSGMRNDTRFLQISAPVQPGNSGGPLFDTAGQIVGVVTGKIPGLRIAAATGDIPENINFAIKTGALRDFLDNSVVPYQTAEPRGELKTTDIAGNARAYTMLISCSVTEQADAKR from the coding sequence ATGCGGCTTAAGTCATTGATCATTGCGGCGTTGTTGCAGGCGAACGCCGTCGGCGCGGCGCATGCAGCGGGACCGTTTGGCAGCGTCAATGTCGGGAACTGGATCGGCGGAGCCTTCAGCAACGACCGGACGGGCGCCTTCTCCCATTGCGCCGCCACGACGCCTTACGCGAACGGCGTCATCCTGGTCGTGGGCCACAACGCCGCCGGCTCATGGTCCCTCGGCTTCGCGAGTCCGAGCTATCGCTTCAAGCAGGGCGAGAACGCCGCGATCGACGTCATCTTTGACGGACAGGAGCAGGCCAGGCTGTTTGCCACGGCCAATCAGCCGAACATGCTCACGGCCGTCATGCCGGCCAATGTCGTGCGAACGTTTCAGAAGGCAAGCCTGATGGTCGCGACGGCCGGCCGCGCCGTCCTGAACTTCGACCTGACCTCGACCGGCCCCGTGATCACGGCGCTGGCGAACTGTGTCACCAAAGTGAAGGCCGAGGGGCTCAGCAAGGCAGGCGATTTCACCAAGGTTGCCGCCAAGCCGCATACCGCGCCGGATAAGCCGTTGCCGCCGGCCAGCGGCAAGGCCGCCGGAGTCAAGAGCGGCACCGGCTTCGTGGTAAGCGCCAGCGGGCACATCGTCACCAACAACCATGTGATCAATGGCTGCGTCGGCGACCTCAAGGGCAACCTCACTGGCGAGGCCGCGATGGTGCTGCGCGTCGTTTCGACGGACACCAACAATGATCTCGCTTTGCTTCAGGCGCCTTCGACGGCGACATTCAAGGACTTCGCCCGTATCCGCGACCGCTCGTTCCACTCCGGCGATACCGTCGTCGCGATCGGCTTTCCCTACCACGGATTGCTCAGCTCGGACTTCACCGTGACGACTGGTATCGTCAGCTCGCTCAGCGGCATGCGCAATGACACGCGTTTCCTGCAAATCAGTGCACCCGTGCAGCCCGGCAACAGCGGCGGCCCGCTGTTCGACACCGCCGGCCAGATCGTGGGTGTGGTCACCGGCAAGATCCCCGGATTGCGTATCGCCGCTGCGACCGGCGATATTCCCGAAAACATCAACTTCGCCATCAAGACCGGCGCGCTGCGTGACTTCCTCGACAATTCCGTAGTCCCCTACCAGACCGCCGAGCCCAGGGGCGAACTCAAAACCACCGACATCGCCGGCAACGCCCGCGCCTATACGATGCTGATCTCGTGCTCCGTCACGGAGCAGGCCGACGCGAAGCGGTAG
- a CDS encoding (2Fe-2S)-binding protein, with translation MPTLTINGRSLSVDAANDTPLLWAIREQLQMTGTKFGCGAGLCGACTVHVNGEAVRSCQTMVGDVAGKKITTIEGLSAKGDHPLQKAWIAEQVPQCGYCQSGQIMQAASLLSKNSNPTKEEVVAHMDGNLCRCMTYSRIQKAIMRAAFEMRTASATSSERRPT, from the coding sequence ATGCCAACTCTCACCATCAACGGGCGGAGTCTGTCCGTGGATGCGGCGAACGACACGCCGCTCCTCTGGGCGATCCGCGAGCAATTGCAGATGACCGGCACCAAGTTCGGCTGCGGTGCGGGCCTGTGCGGTGCCTGCACCGTGCATGTCAACGGCGAAGCCGTGCGCTCGTGCCAGACCATGGTCGGCGACGTCGCCGGCAAGAAGATCACCACCATCGAAGGCCTTTCCGCCAAGGGCGATCATCCCTTGCAGAAGGCGTGGATCGCCGAGCAGGTACCGCAATGCGGCTATTGCCAGTCCGGGCAGATCATGCAGGCGGCTTCGCTGCTGTCGAAGAATTCCAATCCGACCAAGGAGGAGGTCGTGGCCCATATGGACGGCAATCTCTGCCGTTGCATGACCTATTCGCGGATCCAGAAGGCGATCATGCGTGCCGCATTCGAGATGCGCACCGCATCCGCCACCTCCAGCGAACGGAGGCCCACATGA
- a CDS encoding dienelactone hydrolase family protein, with protein sequence MGQDIKLTASDNFQLGAYRADPSGTPKGAVVVIQEIFGVNHHIRSVCDRLAGEGYVAIAPSIFDRTTPNFQSGYSPDEIAEARKFVASPDWAAMLRDTQAAIDAVKDVGPVGIVGFCLGGSIAFVAATRLTGLKAAIGYYGGAVVRFADETPKVPTQLHFGEKDAGISLTDVETIKSKRPDVEVFVYPGAQHGFHCDERASYDKTSADIAWPRSMAFFAKHLK encoded by the coding sequence ATGGGACAGGACATCAAGCTGACGGCTTCCGACAATTTCCAGCTGGGCGCCTATCGCGCTGATCCCAGTGGCACGCCGAAGGGCGCGGTGGTGGTGATCCAGGAAATCTTCGGCGTCAATCACCACATCCGCTCGGTCTGCGACCGCCTCGCCGGGGAAGGTTACGTCGCGATCGCGCCGTCGATCTTCGACCGCACCACGCCGAACTTCCAGTCGGGCTATTCGCCCGACGAGATCGCCGAGGCGCGCAAATTCGTGGCCAGTCCCGATTGGGCTGCGATGCTGCGGGACACGCAGGCGGCGATCGATGCGGTCAAGGACGTCGGCCCGGTCGGCATCGTCGGCTTTTGCCTGGGCGGCAGCATCGCGTTCGTCGCGGCGACGCGATTGACCGGCCTGAAAGCCGCAATCGGCTATTATGGCGGGGCGGTCGTGCGCTTTGCCGACGAGACGCCGAAGGTTCCGACGCAATTGCATTTCGGCGAGAAGGATGCGGGCATCTCCCTGACCGACGTCGAGACCATCAAGTCGAAGCGGCCGGACGTGGAGGTCTTCGTCTATCCGGGCGCCCAGCACGGCTTCCATTGCGACGAGCGCGCGAGCTACGACAAGACCAGCGCCGACATCGCCTGGCCGCGCAGCATGGCATTCTTCGCGAAGCATTTGAAATAG
- a CDS encoding VOC family protein, with amino-acid sequence MTVKVEALDHLVINVADVAATAEWYRRILGMEVKVFDPGGGKAPRTSLVFGNQKINVRPRDADKVEWFTADHQTAGSEDLCFITSAAPDEVVAHLQAHGVAIEQGPGPRQGARGTLRSVYCRDPDGSLIEISSYEN; translated from the coding sequence ATGACAGTCAAGGTCGAAGCCCTCGATCATCTCGTGATCAACGTCGCCGACGTCGCGGCCACCGCGGAGTGGTATCGCAGGATACTCGGCATGGAAGTCAAGGTGTTCGACCCCGGTGGCGGCAAAGCGCCGCGGACTTCGCTCGTTTTCGGCAACCAGAAGATCAACGTCCGGCCGCGCGACGCCGACAAGGTGGAGTGGTTCACCGCAGACCACCAGACCGCCGGCAGCGAGGACCTCTGCTTCATCACCTCTGCTGCGCCCGACGAGGTGGTGGCGCATTTGCAGGCGCACGGCGTCGCGATCGAGCAAGGGCCGGGCCCGCGGCAGGGCGCCCGCGGCACGCTGCGCTCGGTCTATTGCCGGGATCCGGACGGCAGCTTGATCGAGATTTCGTCGTACGAGAATTAG
- a CDS encoding HD domain-containing phosphohydrolase — protein sequence MNAPAKIAAKRRLLLASDRSDESSELAGILKAVGDVSTVTTQDIPDKPSRDLCGLVVDINLRSPESVQRVRNKLRGDAYRSMPRLFVLADALHHGTMQAWALGATDTISRPLQADAILQRIRAAFPDTAAYDATDRGKTLNRGVEAAHAVLAKMFEKLPLGVPLTFDDIVAAESKILKAIKHSSLREWLTTVGCHHVGSYRHCLFVTGFAVAFAQHLGMREDDQRRLTRAALLHDVGKAFVPSALLDKPGKLTDEEMAEVRQHPRRGYDALAAQGGFPPEMLDVVLHHHEFLDGSGYPNGLSSNQISDIVRVTTIVDIYAALVEKRAYRMPFTHSRAFIMMEGMGGKLDQQLLQAFRPVALGSF from the coding sequence ATGAACGCGCCAGCCAAAATCGCCGCCAAACGCCGGCTTCTGCTCGCCTCCGACCGGAGCGACGAGAGCTCCGAGCTCGCCGGCATCCTGAAGGCGGTCGGCGACGTCTCGACGGTGACGACGCAGGACATCCCGGACAAGCCGTCGCGCGATCTCTGCGGCCTCGTGGTCGACATCAACTTGCGCTCGCCCGAGAGCGTGCAGCGGGTGCGCAACAAGCTGCGCGGCGATGCCTATCGTTCGATGCCGCGGCTGTTCGTGCTCGCCGACGCCCTGCATCACGGCACCATGCAGGCCTGGGCGCTGGGCGCCACCGACACCATTTCGCGGCCGCTTCAGGCCGACGCCATTCTTCAGCGCATCCGCGCCGCCTTCCCGGACACCGCCGCCTATGACGCGACCGACCGCGGCAAGACGCTCAACCGCGGTGTCGAAGCGGCACATGCGGTGCTGGCGAAGATGTTCGAGAAGCTGCCGCTCGGCGTGCCCTTGACCTTCGATGATATCGTCGCCGCGGAAAGCAAGATCCTGAAGGCGATCAAGCACTCCTCGCTGCGCGAATGGCTCACCACGGTCGGCTGCCACCATGTCGGCAGCTACCGGCACTGCCTTTTCGTCACCGGCTTCGCCGTCGCCTTCGCGCAGCATCTCGGCATGCGCGAGGACGACCAGCGCCGCCTGACCCGCGCCGCGCTGCTGCACGATGTCGGCAAGGCCTTCGTTCCCTCCGCGCTGCTCGACAAGCCCGGCAAGCTCACCGACGAGGAGATGGCCGAGGTTCGCCAGCATCCGCGCCGCGGCTATGACGCGCTCGCCGCCCAGGGCGGCTTCCCGCCGGAGATGCTGGACGTCGTGCTGCATCACCACGAGTTCCTCGACGGCAGCGGCTATCCCAATGGCCTGTCGTCCAACCAGATCAGCGACATCGTGCGGGTGACGACGATCGTCGACATCTACGCCGCGCTGGTCGAGAAACGCGCCTACCGCATGCCCTTCACCCACTCCCGTGCCTTCATCATGATGGAGGGCATGGGCGGCAAGCTCGACCAGCAGCTGCTGCAGGCGTTCCGCCCGGTGGCGCTGGGATCGTTCTGA
- a CDS encoding AMP-binding protein encodes MPIQQTAAGIVSPFDGLDVPWLLRMRAEVRSSHPFLIWAPFDAPARRWSYGEFHEQVGALAAGLARRGVKPGEYVLIHLDNCIEAMLAWFACVELGAIAVTTNTRSAPAEIAYFADHCGAVAAITQPAYAEVVAQNCRNIRWMAVTSHDAGRTPALGISRGDSFESLFADSADRPRRVADPLAPCSVQYTSGTTSRPKAVLWTHANALWGAKINAAHEDLHASDVHQTYLPLFHTNALAYSMLATLWVGATCVIQPRFSASRFWGVAREHGVTWTSTIPFCMKALLEQEIPNDHKFRLWGSAINEPPAFAAFGVKVIGWWGMTETITHGIAGEVDQPNIPMSIGRAAPEYEIRITDDDGRPTDVGGTGNLAIKGIPGLSLFAEYLHNETATRESFDEHGFFLTGDRVQRLENGFIKFGDRAKDMLKVGGENVAASEIEQVIALVSGVREAAVVAKSHPMLDEVPVVFIIPQGGLAGAAPDLHQRVMAACRKGLADFKVPREIRFVDDMPRSTLEKVAKAELRKMVG; translated from the coding sequence ATGCCTATTCAACAGACCGCAGCCGGAATCGTCAGCCCATTCGACGGGCTTGACGTGCCCTGGCTCTTGAGGATGCGGGCCGAGGTGCGCAGCTCACATCCGTTCCTGATCTGGGCGCCGTTCGATGCGCCGGCGCGACGCTGGAGCTATGGCGAATTTCACGAGCAGGTCGGCGCGCTCGCGGCGGGGCTCGCAAGGCGCGGCGTGAAGCCGGGCGAATATGTGCTCATTCATCTCGATAATTGCATCGAGGCGATGCTGGCCTGGTTTGCCTGTGTCGAACTCGGCGCCATCGCAGTCACCACCAACACCCGCTCGGCGCCGGCCGAGATCGCATATTTTGCCGATCATTGCGGCGCGGTCGCCGCGATCACGCAGCCGGCCTATGCGGAAGTCGTCGCGCAGAACTGCCGCAACATCCGCTGGATGGCAGTGACCTCGCATGATGCGGGCAGAACACCTGCGCTGGGCATCTCGCGCGGCGACAGTTTCGAATCCCTGTTCGCCGATAGCGCCGACCGCCCTCGGCGCGTGGCCGATCCGCTCGCGCCGTGCAGCGTGCAATACACCTCAGGCACGACCTCGCGCCCCAAGGCCGTGCTGTGGACCCACGCCAACGCGCTGTGGGGCGCCAAGATCAACGCCGCGCATGAAGACTTGCACGCGAGCGACGTGCACCAGACCTATCTGCCGCTGTTCCACACCAACGCTCTCGCCTATTCCATGCTGGCGACGCTGTGGGTCGGCGCCACCTGCGTGATCCAGCCGCGTTTCTCCGCGAGCCGGTTCTGGGGCGTCGCGCGCGAGCACGGCGTGACCTGGACCTCGACCATTCCGTTCTGCATGAAGGCGCTGCTCGAGCAGGAGATCCCGAACGACCACAAATTCCGCCTGTGGGGCTCCGCGATCAACGAGCCGCCGGCCTTTGCCGCGTTCGGCGTCAAGGTCATCGGCTGGTGGGGCATGACCGAGACCATCACCCACGGCATCGCCGGCGAGGTCGATCAGCCCAACATCCCGATGTCGATCGGCCGCGCCGCGCCGGAATATGAAATCCGCATCACTGACGATGACGGACGGCCGACGGACGTCGGCGGCACCGGCAATCTCGCGATCAAGGGCATCCCTGGCCTGTCGCTGTTCGCCGAATATCTGCACAATGAGACGGCGACGCGCGAAAGCTTCGACGAGCACGGCTTCTTCCTCACCGGCGACCGCGTCCAGCGGCTTGAGAACGGCTTCATCAAGTTCGGCGACCGCGCCAAGGACATGCTGAAGGTCGGCGGCGAGAACGTCGCGGCCTCCGAGATCGAGCAGGTGATCGCGCTCGTGTCAGGCGTGCGCGAGGCCGCCGTGGTGGCGAAGTCGCATCCGATGCTGGACGAAGTACCCGTGGTCTTCATCATCCCGCAGGGCGGCCTCGCGGGTGCTGCGCCCGATCTGCACCAGCGCGTGATGGCGGCCTGCCGCAAGGGCCTCGCCGACTTCAAGGTGCCGCGCGAGATCAGGTTCGTCGACGACATGCCGCGCTCGACGCTGGAGAAGGTGGCGAAGGCAGAGCTCAGAAAGATGGTGGGGTAG
- a CDS encoding polysaccharide biosynthesis/export family protein, with amino-acid sequence MPVARAFRWSILAASLAASAALPLGGCMQTAGPVAVMQPRADLDSMAYGQPYSAPQPVVVADGGGAVGALRNSFASSPAPMPVGYAAPMAAPVRYDASYHLDAGDKLRVVVYGQEGLTNSYAIDAGGSITMPLIGAVPARGRTTAGLAGEIAARLRNGYIREPSVAVEIESYRPFFILGEVTAPGQYPYVPNMTVESAVAIAGGFSPRAKRDVVTVTHTENGGSMRAVVPLGTSLNPGDTVFVGERWF; translated from the coding sequence GTGCCGGTTGCACGCGCGTTTCGATGGTCGATCTTGGCAGCGTCCCTGGCAGCGTCCGCCGCGCTGCCCCTCGGCGGCTGCATGCAGACCGCCGGCCCTGTCGCGGTCATGCAGCCGCGCGCCGATCTCGATTCCATGGCCTATGGCCAGCCCTACAGCGCGCCGCAGCCGGTTGTCGTCGCTGATGGCGGCGGCGCTGTCGGCGCGCTGCGCAATTCCTTTGCCTCTTCGCCCGCACCCATGCCGGTCGGCTACGCCGCGCCGATGGCGGCTCCGGTGCGCTATGACGCCTCCTATCATCTCGATGCCGGCGACAAGCTCCGCGTCGTAGTCTACGGCCAGGAAGGTCTCACCAACAGCTACGCCATCGATGCCGGCGGCTCCATCACCATGCCGCTGATCGGCGCGGTGCCGGCACGCGGCCGCACCACCGCCGGTCTTGCCGGCGAGATCGCGGCGCGCCTGCGCAACGGCTACATCCGCGAGCCCTCGGTTGCGGTGGAGATCGAGTCCTATCGCCCGTTCTTCATTCTCGGCGAAGTCACGGCGCCCGGCCAATATCCGTACGTGCCGAACATGACGGTCGAGAGCGCGGTCGCAATCGCCGGCGGCTTCTCGCCGCGCGCCAAGCGCGACGTGGTCACCGTCACGCACACCGAGAACGGCGGCTCCATGCGCGCCGTGGTGCCGCTCGGCACCTCCTTGAACCCCGGCGACACCGTGTTCGTCGGCGAGCGCTGGTTCTAG
- a CDS encoding alpha/beta fold hydrolase — MPRINRDGVGIYYEVHGEGPPLLLTHGYSSTSAMWHGQIDALARDHKLILWDMRGHGQSDYPDDPNAYSEALTVGDMAAILDAMGTDRAIIGGLSLGGYMSLAFYLAHPQTARALLIIDTGPGFKKDDAREAWNARALATADRLDREGLDVLKSATRERAAASHRNARGLALAARGMLTQRDARVIELLPDIKVPSLIVVGADDTPFLAASDYMAAKIPGAQKVVIPAAGHAVNIDQPKAFVDAVLPFLKNLPA; from the coding sequence ATGCCAAGGATCAACCGGGACGGCGTCGGGATCTACTACGAGGTTCACGGCGAGGGGCCGCCGCTGCTGCTGACCCACGGCTATTCCTCGACGTCGGCGATGTGGCACGGCCAGATCGACGCGCTCGCGCGGGACCACAAGCTCATCCTGTGGGACATGCGCGGCCACGGCCAGTCCGACTATCCGGATGATCCCAACGCCTACAGCGAAGCGCTCACGGTGGGTGACATGGCGGCAATCCTGGACGCCATGGGTACTGACCGCGCCATCATCGGCGGGCTGTCGCTCGGCGGCTATATGTCGCTCGCGTTCTACCTGGCTCATCCGCAAACCGCTCGCGCGCTGCTGATCATCGACACCGGCCCGGGCTTCAAGAAGGATGACGCGCGCGAGGCCTGGAATGCGCGAGCGCTCGCCACTGCCGACAGGCTCGACCGCGAAGGCCTCGACGTCCTGAAATCGGCAACGCGCGAACGCGCCGCGGCCAGTCATCGCAACGCGAGGGGACTGGCGCTCGCCGCGCGCGGCATGCTGACCCAGCGCGACGCCCGCGTGATCGAGCTGCTGCCCGACATCAAGGTGCCGTCACTGATCGTCGTCGGCGCCGATGACACGCCGTTCCTCGCCGCGTCCGATTACATGGCCGCAAAAATCCCCGGCGCACAAAAGGTCGTGATCCCCGCCGCCGGTCACGCCGTCAACATCGATCAACCCAAGGCCTTTGTTGACGCCGTGCTGCCTTTCCTGAAGAACTTGCCGGCATAG
- a CDS encoding tripartite tricarboxylate transporter substrate binding protein, which yields MITRRTALGLLAATPLAATPLSKALAADYPARPVKWVVGYPPGGATDILARLIGQRLSEKLGQQFVIENKPGAGNNIATESVVNAEPDGYTLLLVNPANYINSTLYKNLKFKFVQDIAPVASFQRVPNVMTVNKEVPAKTVAEFIEYVKANPGKVNMASSGNGTSVHLSGEMFMAMTGCKMQHVPYRGAAPAVTDLLGGQVQVIFDNMPSIIQHIRSGALRPLGVTTAQRSPQLPDVPTIAETVKGYEASALFGMGAPKNAPKEVIAKLNSEVNAILKEPDMTKRLVELGGEPRAQTPEAFGEEIKAETEKWQKVVEFAGLKVD from the coding sequence ATGATCACTCGCCGTACTGCGCTGGGCCTGCTTGCCGCAACTCCGCTTGCAGCAACCCCGCTGTCGAAGGCCCTTGCCGCCGATTATCCCGCTCGCCCGGTCAAATGGGTGGTCGGCTATCCGCCGGGCGGAGCCACCGACATCCTGGCGCGGCTGATCGGCCAGCGGCTCTCGGAAAAGCTCGGCCAGCAATTCGTGATCGAGAACAAGCCGGGCGCCGGCAACAACATTGCCACCGAATCGGTCGTCAATGCGGAGCCTGACGGCTACACGCTGCTGTTGGTCAATCCGGCCAACTACATCAACAGCACGCTCTACAAGAATCTCAAGTTCAAGTTCGTGCAGGACATCGCGCCGGTCGCTTCGTTCCAGCGCGTGCCGAACGTGATGACCGTCAACAAGGAAGTGCCGGCCAAGACCGTCGCCGAGTTCATCGAATATGTGAAGGCCAATCCCGGCAAGGTGAACATGGCTTCCTCCGGCAACGGCACCTCGGTGCATCTGTCCGGCGAGATGTTCATGGCCATGACCGGCTGCAAGATGCAGCACGTGCCCTATCGCGGGGCCGCGCCGGCGGTCACCGACCTGCTCGGCGGCCAGGTGCAGGTGATCTTCGACAACATGCCATCGATCATCCAGCACATCCGCTCCGGCGCGCTGCGCCCGCTCGGCGTCACCACGGCGCAACGCTCCCCGCAACTGCCCGACGTGCCGACGATTGCCGAGACGGTGAAGGGCTACGAGGCGAGCGCGCTGTTCGGCATGGGCGCCCCGAAGAACGCGCCAAAGGAAGTCATCGCCAAGCTCAACAGCGAGGTCAACGCCATCCTGAAGGAGCCCGACATGACCAAGCGTCTGGTCGAGCTCGGCGGCGAGCCGCGGGCGCAGACGCCCGAGGCGTTCGGCGAGGAGATCAAGGCAGAGACCGAGAAGTGGCAGAAGGTCGTCGAGTTCGCCGGCCTGAAGGTCGACTAG
- a CDS encoding molybdopterin cofactor-binding domain-containing protein has protein sequence MNEHVKTITPETADLSRRSFLVGTAATGLVLGYAGVAGIDSAAAAAPANFEPSVWYAISPNGLVTVTCGKADMGQHIASTMAQIVCEELGAKWSDMRVSLASNDPKFNDPVLGVQITGGSWSTMMNFEAMSRAGAAGRIALTEAAAAAMGLPPSFTDQLVVRDSVVSHPKSKKQMTFAEIVKSGKATKTFTPDELKAIKLKTPDQYTMIGVSVPQLDIPSKTNGTAKYGIDVMLPGMVYGKVVTPPVRFGATVKSVDDGEAKKVPGFMKAVILDDKTGTTSGWVVAVANTYANARKAADALKIAYDGGPNAKLSSQSLLDEAKRLQGLEDSGQFFVKDGDPAAAFGSAAKVVEAEYTTSINIHAPLEPMNATAEFKGDILHIYSGNQFATRSGAIAAGAAGIDPKFVVMHQHWLGGGFGRRLDADMMVPAVQAAKAVGKPVKVIYSRENDMTMDFSRPLTYQKVKAGVDADGKLIALSHDVVSAWPTERWGIPDFLTPSVDKKGPLDSFAVNGSDFFYTVPNHYVRAIKNEMAHNATPSGQLRSVAPGWTFWAVESMIDEIAAATGKDPAQFRISLLDGAGKNDGGAQRLRNTLLAAMGLAGYGTRKLPKGEGMGVACVSSQERATASWTACVAHVAVDPSGAVTVKKLTVATDVGTQVHPDNIRAQVEGAALWGLSLAMYEKATLKDGGIEQTNFDSYTPLRMSQMPEVAVAVIANGEKATGVGEPAVTVVAPAIGNAIFNASGARVRALPITAEAVKAGMKA, from the coding sequence ATGAACGAGCACGTCAAGACCATCACTCCCGAGACGGCCGATCTCAGCCGCCGTTCCTTCCTCGTCGGCACCGCCGCGACCGGCCTCGTGCTCGGCTATGCCGGCGTAGCCGGTATCGATTCTGCGGCTGCCGCGGCGCCCGCCAATTTCGAGCCGAGCGTCTGGTATGCGATCTCGCCGAACGGTCTCGTCACGGTGACCTGCGGCAAGGCCGACATGGGCCAGCATATCGCCTCCACCATGGCGCAGATCGTCTGCGAGGAGCTGGGCGCGAAATGGAGCGACATGCGCGTATCGCTTGCCTCCAACGATCCGAAGTTCAACGATCCCGTGCTCGGCGTTCAGATCACCGGCGGCAGCTGGTCGACCATGATGAACTTCGAGGCGATGAGCCGGGCGGGCGCCGCCGGCCGCATCGCGCTGACGGAGGCGGCCGCCGCGGCCATGGGCCTGCCGCCCTCCTTCACAGATCAACTCGTGGTGCGCGACTCCGTGGTTTCGCATCCGAAATCGAAGAAGCAGATGACCTTTGCCGAGATCGTCAAGAGCGGCAAGGCGACGAAAACCTTCACGCCGGACGAGCTGAAGGCGATCAAGCTGAAGACGCCGGACCAATACACCATGATTGGCGTGTCGGTGCCGCAGCTCGACATCCCCTCCAAGACCAACGGCACGGCAAAGTACGGCATCGACGTGATGTTGCCGGGCATGGTCTATGGCAAGGTGGTGACCCCGCCGGTGCGCTTCGGCGCCACCGTGAAATCGGTCGACGACGGTGAAGCCAAGAAGGTGCCCGGCTTCATGAAGGCCGTGATTCTCGACGACAAGACCGGAACTACGTCCGGCTGGGTCGTCGCGGTGGCCAACACCTACGCCAACGCGCGCAAGGCGGCCGATGCGCTGAAGATCGCCTATGACGGCGGCCCGAACGCGAAGCTGTCGAGCCAATCGCTGCTCGACGAGGCCAAACGGCTTCAGGGCTTGGAGGATTCCGGTCAGTTCTTCGTCAAGGACGGCGATCCCGCAGCGGCGTTCGGCTCGGCGGCCAAGGTGGTGGAGGCGGAATACACCACCAGCATCAACATCCACGCACCGCTGGAGCCGATGAACGCCACCGCGGAGTTCAAGGGCGACATCCTGCACATCTATTCCGGCAACCAGTTCGCGACGCGCTCCGGCGCGATCGCCGCGGGCGCGGCCGGGATCGATCCGAAGTTCGTGGTCATGCACCAGCATTGGCTCGGCGGCGGCTTTGGCCGCAGGCTCGATGCCGACATGATGGTGCCGGCGGTGCAGGCGGCAAAGGCGGTCGGCAAGCCGGTCAAGGTGATCTACTCGCGCGAGAACGACATGACGATGGATTTCTCGCGGCCGCTCACCTATCAGAAAGTGAAGGCCGGCGTGGACGCCGATGGCAAGCTCATAGCGCTCAGCCACGACGTGGTCTCGGCCTGGCCGACCGAGCGCTGGGGGATCCCCGATTTCCTGACGCCGTCGGTGGACAAGAAGGGCCCGCTCGACAGCTTCGCGGTGAACGGGTCGGACTTCTTCTACACCGTCCCCAACCACTATGTGCGGGCGATCAAGAACGAGATGGCGCACAACGCCACCCCGTCGGGTCAGCTCCGTTCGGTGGCGCCGGGCTGGACCTTCTGGGCGGTCGAAAGCATGATCGACGAGATCGCGGCTGCGACGGGCAAAGATCCCGCGCAGTTCCGCATCTCGCTGCTCGACGGTGCAGGCAAGAATGACGGTGGCGCGCAGCGGCTGCGTAACACGCTGCTCGCCGCAATGGGCCTTGCCGGCTACGGCACCAGGAAGCTGCCAAAGGGTGAGGGCATGGGCGTGGCCTGCGTGTCGTCGCAGGAACGCGCCACGGCGAGCTGGACGGCGTGTGTCGCCCATGTCGCCGTGGATCCGTCGGGCGCGGTGACCGTGAAGAAGCTCACGGTTGCGACCGACGTCGGCACGCAGGTGCATCCCGACAACATCCGCGCCCAGGTCGAGGGTGCGGCGCTGTGGGGCCTGTCGCTTGCGATGTACGAGAAGGCGACGCTGAAGGACGGTGGCATCGAGCAGACCAATTTCGACAGCTACACGCCCCTCCGCATGAGCCAGATGCCCGAGGTCGCGGTGGCCGTGATCGCTAATGGCGAGAAGGCCACCGGCGTCGGCGAGCCCGCGGTAACCGTGGTCGCGCCGGCGATCGGCAACGCCATCTTCAACGCGAGCGGCGCTCGCGTCCGGGCGCTGCCGATCACGGCGGAGGCCGTGAAGGCGGGCATGAAGGCGTAA